The Mycetohabitans endofungorum genome contains a region encoding:
- a CDS encoding leucyl aminopeptidase, with the protein MDFSTKACDWNKAADSALLNAKSDCIVVGVFDAQTLSGAAQKLDAATKGLVSRLVKSGDLGGKAGSTLMLREVAGIGASRVLLVGLGKQDALGPKTFTEAARAAWRAVLATRAASVTWALAQVAVNDRDASWSARMSALTLRELTYQYTQTKSKPAADAANGGAVKKVIVVVDPAHEKAVRVALKEGVAIANGMDLTRELGNLPGNICTPTYLAGVAKQLAKDWKLKVEVLGPKRIEALKMGSFLSVAKGSAQPPQFIVLQHQGAGAKQAPVVLVGKGITFDSGGISIKPGEGMDEMKYDMCGAGSVLGTFRAIAEMGLKLNVVGLIPTCENMPSGNANKPGDIVTSLSGQTIEILNTDAEGRLVLCDALTYAERFKPAAVIDIATLTGACVIALGHHNSGLFSKDDALADALLAAGRRASDPAWRLPLDDEYQEQLKSNFADMANIGGRPAGSVTAACFLARFAQAYPWAHLDIAGTAWKSGSAKGATGRPVPLLTQFLIDRAK; encoded by the coding sequence ATGGACTTTAGCACAAAAGCCTGTGATTGGAACAAAGCCGCGGACAGCGCCTTGCTCAACGCAAAGTCGGATTGCATCGTGGTCGGCGTATTCGATGCGCAGACGCTGTCCGGTGCCGCACAAAAGCTTGATGCCGCGACCAAGGGGCTGGTCAGCCGCCTGGTCAAGAGCGGCGACTTAGGCGGCAAGGCCGGCTCGACGCTAATGCTGCGCGAAGTGGCTGGCATTGGCGCGTCGCGCGTGTTGCTGGTGGGTTTGGGCAAGCAGGACGCGCTGGGCCCGAAGACGTTCACCGAGGCGGCGCGCGCGGCGTGGCGCGCGGTATTGGCCACGCGCGCAGCCAGCGTGACATGGGCGCTCGCGCAGGTGGCGGTCAACGACCGCGATGCCAGCTGGAGCGCGCGCATGAGCGCGTTGACGCTGCGCGAGCTAACCTACCAATATACGCAGACCAAGTCTAAGCCGGCGGCCGACGCGGCCAATGGCGGCGCAGTGAAAAAGGTGATCGTGGTCGTGGACCCCGCACACGAGAAGGCGGTGCGCGTCGCGTTAAAGGAGGGCGTGGCGATCGCCAATGGCATGGATCTGACCCGCGAGCTGGGCAACCTGCCGGGCAATATTTGCACGCCGACGTACCTGGCCGGTGTCGCGAAACAACTGGCGAAGGACTGGAAGCTCAAGGTCGAGGTGTTGGGCCCGAAGCGGATCGAGGCGTTGAAGATGGGCTCGTTTCTGTCGGTCGCCAAGGGCTCGGCGCAGCCGCCGCAATTCATCGTGCTGCAGCACCAGGGCGCTGGGGCGAAGCAGGCGCCGGTGGTGCTGGTCGGCAAGGGCATCACATTCGACTCGGGGGGCATCTCGATCAAGCCGGGTGAAGGCATGGACGAGATGAAGTACGACATGTGCGGTGCCGGCTCGGTGCTCGGCACGTTCCGCGCGATTGCCGAGATGGGCTTGAAGCTGAACGTCGTTGGCCTGATCCCGACTTGCGAGAACATGCCGAGCGGCAATGCGAACAAGCCGGGCGACATCGTGACCAGCCTGTCCGGCCAGACGATCGAGATTCTGAACACCGACGCCGAGGGGCGGCTGGTCCTGTGCGATGCGCTCACGTATGCGGAGCGCTTTAAACCGGCCGCCGTGATCGACATCGCGACGCTAACTGGCGCCTGCGTGATCGCGCTGGGGCACCACAATAGCGGCTTGTTCTCGAAGGATGACGCGTTGGCCGACGCGCTGCTCGCGGCCGGCCGCCGCGCGTCGGATCCCGCGTGGCGGTTGCCGCTGGACGACGAATACCAGGAGCAGCTGAAGTCGAATTTCGCGGACATGGCTAACATTGGTGGGCGGCCAGCCGGCAGCGTGACGGCCGCGTGCTTTCTCGCACGTTTTGCGCAAGCTTACCCGTGGGCGCACCTGGATATCGCCGGCACCGCGTGGAAGAGCGGCAGCGCAAAGGGCGCAACCGGACGCCCCGTGCCGCTGCTCACGCAATTTTTGATCGATCGCGCGAAGTGA
- the lptF gene encoding LPS export ABC transporter permease LptF — MILERSLQRELAYTAGAVFLVLLTLVLTTMMIRIVGFAASGEIDPRDVVVLIGLTMISYVAVMLIATLFVSILFVLTRWYRDSEMVVWLSSGVSLTRLIKPIATFAAPIVVLIAFFAFVGWPWANEQSKLIRERFQQRDEVSLLAPGQFRESASNHRVFFIEKMSPDQKRVENVFVTSTENGKVNVVVSKTGHTEIHPNGDRFVVLENGRRYDGEPGKPDFRIMEFARYGVKIQSQQLVNRPTTTSLPTATLLREPNTTNLAEFAWRAGLPLTALNLMLLAIPLAYQNPRRGRTINLVLAVLIYLTYSNLMNLVQAWVEQGKIAFMPGLLGLHVIVSTIVAFVFWLRVRNRPLLRRPALRAASGG, encoded by the coding sequence ATGATCCTTGAACGCTCCTTGCAGCGCGAACTCGCCTATACGGCCGGCGCGGTTTTCCTCGTGCTGCTCACCCTCGTGCTGACGACGATGATGATCCGCATCGTTGGCTTTGCCGCCTCGGGCGAGATCGATCCTCGCGACGTCGTCGTGCTGATCGGCTTGACGATGATCAGCTATGTGGCGGTGATGCTGATTGCAACGCTGTTCGTGTCGATCCTGTTCGTGCTTACGCGCTGGTACCGTGACTCCGAGATGGTGGTCTGGCTTTCGTCCGGCGTGAGCCTGACCCGGCTGATCAAACCGATCGCGACGTTTGCGGCGCCGATCGTCGTACTGATCGCCTTTTTTGCATTCGTTGGCTGGCCGTGGGCGAACGAGCAAAGCAAGCTGATCCGTGAGCGCTTCCAGCAGCGCGACGAGGTGTCGCTGCTCGCGCCCGGCCAGTTTCGCGAGTCCGCCTCGAACCATCGGGTGTTCTTCATCGAGAAGATGAGCCCCGATCAAAAACGCGTCGAAAACGTATTCGTGACGAGCACGGAAAACGGCAAGGTCAACGTCGTCGTATCCAAGACCGGCCATACGGAGATCCACCCGAATGGCGACCGCTTCGTCGTGTTGGAGAACGGACGTCGCTACGATGGCGAACCGGGCAAGCCCGATTTTCGCATCATGGAATTCGCGCGCTACGGGGTCAAGATCCAGAGCCAACAACTGGTGAACCGGCCAACGACCACCAGCCTGCCGACGGCCACGCTGTTGCGCGAGCCGAACACGACCAATCTGGCCGAGTTCGCGTGGCGGGCCGGCCTGCCGTTGACTGCGCTCAACCTGATGCTGCTGGCGATTCCGCTCGCGTACCAGAACCCGCGGCGCGGCCGCACGATTAATCTGGTGCTCGCAGTGCTCATCTACTTGACGTATTCGAACCTAATGAACCTGGTTCAAGCCTGGGTCGAGCAAGGCAAAATCGCGTTCATGCCCGGGCTGCTGGGACTGCACGTGATTGTCTCGACGATCGTCGCCTTCGTGTTCTGGTTGCGCGTGCGCAACCGTCCACTGCTGCGGCGCCCGGCGCTGCGCGCGGCGTCCGGAGGCTGA
- the lptG gene encoding LPS export ABC transporter permease LptG, with translation MRLYERYFAKQVYLTFAFILFAFSGLFFFFDLISELNSVGHGNYKFSYAVLRVMLQTPSRFYEIIPVAALISAIYVFAQMAASSEFTIFRVSGLSTHRALGSLLKIGVPIVVLTFVIGEVVGPYTDQLSERVRLEALGSSVSSNFQSGVWVKDTVPGNGTTAQVTRFVNVGELKPDATISNVRIYEFDSQFRLADVRTADSGRYVRPGQWLLKGVTETQLHDVAPAAATAKDVLNPVYKSAQVSMPEYQMRSELTPQILSVLLVAPDRMSMTNLFSYVQHLRENHQDPQRYMIALWRKLLYPFAVFVMLVLSLPFAYLHTRAGVVGVKVFGGIMLGMSFQLFNTLFSHIGTLNTWPAPLTAATPGLIYLALGLLALRWVDRH, from the coding sequence ATGCGCCTCTACGAAAGGTACTTCGCCAAGCAGGTCTACCTGACCTTTGCGTTCATCCTGTTCGCGTTCTCGGGGTTGTTTTTCTTCTTTGACCTGATCAGCGAACTGAACTCCGTCGGGCACGGCAACTATAAGTTCAGCTATGCGGTGCTGCGCGTGATGCTGCAGACGCCGTCGCGGTTCTACGAGATCATTCCGGTCGCTGCGCTAATCAGCGCGATCTATGTGTTCGCGCAGATGGCGGCCAGCTCCGAGTTCACGATTTTTCGCGTCTCGGGGCTATCCACGCACCGCGCGCTCGGCTCCCTGCTGAAAATCGGCGTGCCGATCGTCGTGCTAACCTTCGTGATCGGCGAAGTCGTCGGCCCCTACACCGACCAGTTGTCCGAGCGCGTGCGCCTGGAGGCGCTCGGCTCCTCGGTATCGAGCAATTTCCAATCGGGCGTGTGGGTCAAGGATACGGTGCCGGGCAATGGCACCACCGCGCAGGTCACGCGCTTCGTGAACGTAGGAGAGCTAAAGCCGGACGCGACCATTTCGAACGTGCGGATCTACGAATTCGATTCACAGTTCCGTCTTGCGGACGTGCGCACAGCCGACAGCGGCCGCTACGTACGACCGGGCCAGTGGCTACTCAAGGGCGTGACGGAAACGCAGTTGCACGATGTGGCGCCGGCCGCCGCGACAGCCAAGGACGTGCTCAACCCCGTGTACAAGTCCGCACAAGTTTCGATGCCAGAGTACCAGATGCGCTCCGAGCTAACACCGCAGATCCTGTCGGTGTTGCTGGTTGCGCCGGACCGGATGTCGATGACGAACCTGTTTTCGTACGTGCAGCATTTGCGCGAGAACCACCAGGATCCGCAACGCTATATGATTGCGCTGTGGCGCAAGCTGCTCTATCCGTTCGCAGTATTCGTGATGCTGGTGCTGTCGCTGCCGTTTGCCTACCTGCATACGCGCGCGGGCGTCGTCGGCGTCAAGGTGTTCGGCGGCATCATGCTCGGCATGAGCTTCCAGCTGTTCAACACGCTGTTCTCGCACATCGGCACGCTCAACACCTGGCCCGCGCCGTTGACAGCCGCAACACCTGGCCTGATCTATCTTGCGTTGGGATTGCTTGCGCTGCGCTGGGTCGACCGCCACTGA
- a CDS encoding sirohydrochlorin chelatase: MSASSSGLILLGHGARDSRWAEPFERVASLVRARRRAQQDEGPVSLAFLEWMTPPLQAAIAAQVADGCNRIVVVPMFMGQGGHVQRDLPALLSQARATHPHVHIDCASSVGEDEAVLHALAGYCERALRESR, translated from the coding sequence ATGTCAGCATCAAGCAGCGGATTGATTCTGTTAGGCCACGGTGCGCGTGATTCGCGCTGGGCCGAGCCGTTCGAGCGGGTCGCGTCGCTCGTGCGGGCGCGCCGCCGTGCGCAGCAAGACGAGGGCCCGGTGTCGCTCGCGTTCCTGGAATGGATGACACCGCCGCTGCAGGCCGCGATTGCAGCGCAGGTCGCCGACGGATGCAACCGGATCGTTGTCGTGCCGATGTTTATGGGCCAGGGCGGCCACGTGCAACGCGACTTGCCGGCGTTGCTCAGTCAAGCTCGCGCCACTCATCCGCACGTGCACATCGATTGCGCGTCATCCGTCGGCGAGGACGAAGCGGTGTTGCACGCGCTCGCGGGATACTGCGAGCGCGCCCTGCGCGAATCCCGTTGA
- the cobA gene encoding uroporphyrinogen-III C-methyltransferase, translating into MGKVYLIGAGPGALDLITVRGARILGIADVVLHDALVEPGMLEHAPQASKIAVGKRCGQRSSAQHFINKQIIDAAREHALVVRLKGGDPMLFGRADEEIRALEAAGIDYEIVPGITAALASAATLRRPLTLRGVARSVAFATHSRASGSDEVRERVNADSLVYYMGRDSAVTIARQLIDAGRSPRTPVAIVEAASTERERTLTLTLDEMAHGRAQLWLDPSQPSLLMIGDAFAPRETFGTGEAIDTASQARPVTLPALQFAA; encoded by the coding sequence ATGGGCAAGGTGTACTTGATCGGTGCGGGACCCGGTGCGTTGGATCTCATTACGGTGCGCGGCGCACGCATTCTGGGCATTGCCGATGTGGTGCTGCATGATGCGCTGGTCGAGCCCGGCATGCTCGAGCACGCGCCGCAGGCCTCTAAGATTGCGGTCGGCAAGCGGTGCGGCCAGCGCTCAAGCGCACAGCATTTCATCAACAAACAGATCATCGATGCAGCGCGCGAACACGCGCTGGTCGTGCGGCTCAAGGGGGGTGACCCGATGTTGTTTGGCCGCGCCGATGAAGAAATCCGTGCGCTGGAGGCGGCTGGCATCGACTACGAGATTGTGCCCGGTATCACCGCTGCACTGGCCAGCGCGGCGACGCTGCGCCGCCCATTGACGCTGCGCGGTGTCGCGCGCAGCGTCGCATTCGCGACGCACAGCCGGGCGTCCGGGTCCGACGAGGTCCGCGAGCGCGTCAATGCGGATTCGCTGGTCTACTACATGGGGCGCGACAGTGCAGTGACGATCGCGCGACAACTGATTGATGCCGGCCGTTCGCCGCGCACGCCGGTGGCGATCGTCGAGGCGGCGAGCACCGAACGTGAGCGTACGCTGACATTGACGCTCGACGAGATGGCGCACGGTCGCGCACAGCTTTGGCTCGACCCATCCCAGCCGAGTCTGCTGATGATCGGCGACGCGTTTGCGCCGCGCGAGACTTTTGGTACAGGCGAGGCCATTGATACCGCATCGCAGGCACGGCCGGTCACACTGCCGGCGCTGCAGTTCGCTGCATGA
- a CDS encoding sulfate adenylyltransferase subunit 1 translates to MSLNQTEDLGVLRFITAGSVDDGKSTLIGRLLYDSKAVLSDQLSALSRAKNKRAVGEDIDLSLLTDGLEAEREQGITIDVAYRYFATAKRKFIIADTPGHEQYTRNMVTGASTAHAAIILVDATRVSVDDAACTQLLPQTKRHSAIVKLLGLSHVIVAINKMDLIEFSEERFNQIRDAYAELAAQLGLANVRFVPVSALKGDNIVAASERMPWYAGEPLLDMLESLPVDPQVNAALRLPVQWVARQDGAQADDFRGYMGRVESGEIEVGQTVTVLPNPRRASVAEIIAPVPGGTASVDRAFAGQCVTVRLAEDIDVSRGDTLVAADDVPTPARKLQADLCWFDDAPLTPQRKYLLKQTSATVFARVSAIERVLDVHTLSHATGREALAMNDIGTVSLTLQKPVVVDTYDTHPGTGAFVLIDDVTHHTVAAGMIRAHSA, encoded by the coding sequence ATGAGCCTGAACCAGACTGAAGACCTCGGCGTACTGCGTTTCATTACCGCCGGCAGTGTCGATGACGGCAAGAGCACGTTGATCGGGCGCTTGCTGTATGACAGCAAGGCCGTGTTGTCCGACCAGTTGTCGGCGCTGTCGCGCGCGAAGAACAAGCGCGCCGTCGGCGAGGACATCGACCTGTCGCTGTTGACCGATGGGCTGGAGGCCGAGCGCGAGCAGGGTATCACGATCGATGTGGCATACCGGTACTTCGCCACGGCCAAGCGCAAGTTCATCATTGCGGACACGCCGGGGCATGAACAATACACGCGCAACATGGTGACTGGCGCGTCGACCGCGCACGCGGCGATCATCCTGGTGGACGCAACGCGGGTCAGCGTGGACGATGCGGCATGCACGCAGCTGCTGCCGCAGACCAAGCGCCATAGCGCGATCGTCAAGTTGCTGGGCTTGTCGCATGTGATCGTCGCGATCAACAAGATGGATCTGATCGAGTTCAGCGAGGAACGTTTCAACCAGATTCGCGATGCGTACGCCGAGCTGGCCGCGCAGCTGGGTCTGGCCAACGTGCGCTTTGTGCCGGTCTCGGCGCTCAAGGGCGACAACATTGTCGCCGCGAGCGAGCGCATGCCGTGGTATGCCGGCGAGCCGCTACTGGATATGCTGGAGTCGCTGCCGGTAGACCCGCAGGTGAACGCGGCGTTGCGTCTGCCGGTGCAGTGGGTTGCGCGGCAGGACGGCGCGCAGGCGGATGATTTCCGCGGTTACATGGGGCGCGTCGAATCCGGCGAGATCGAGGTCGGGCAGACCGTGACCGTGCTGCCGAACCCGCGCCGGGCGAGCGTGGCGGAGATCATCGCGCCGGTGCCAGGTGGCACCGCTTCGGTCGATCGCGCGTTTGCCGGCCAATGCGTGACGGTGCGTCTGGCCGAGGATATCGACGTATCGCGCGGCGATACGCTGGTTGCCGCGGACGATGTTCCGACGCCGGCCCGCAAGCTGCAGGCGGACCTGTGCTGGTTCGACGACGCGCCATTGACGCCGCAGCGCAAGTACCTGCTCAAGCAGACGAGCGCGACTGTGTTTGCGCGCGTTAGCGCGATCGAGCGGGTGCTCGATGTGCATACCTTGTCGCATGCCACCGGGCGGGAAGCATTGGCAATGAACGATATCGGCACGGTGTCATTGACGCTGCAAAAGCCGGTGGTTGTGGACACATATGATACCCATCCAGGTACCGGGGCGTTCGTGCTAATCGACGACGTGACCCACCATACGGTCGCCGCTGGCATGATCCGTGCCCATTCGGCGTGA
- the cysD gene encoding sulfate adenylyltransferase subunit CysD, with amino-acid sequence MSTLLEPTDITPRRNMATRMDHLDWLEAESIHILRELVAECARPALLFSGGKDSVVVLHLALKAFGLGPGRRTQLPFPLVHIDTGHNYPEVIAFRDRRAAQIGVQLVVGHVENSIRRGTVRLRRETDSRNAAQAVTLLETIDAYRYDAMIGGARRDEEKARAKERIFSFRDEFGQWDPKAQRPELWSLFNTRLHPGEHLRVFPISNWTELDVWQYIARENLELPSIYYAHEREIVRRNGLLVPVTPLTPKRDAETSESLLVRFRTVGDISCTCPVASDADTVEKIIAETAVTQITERGATRMDDQTCEAAMEQRKKQGYF; translated from the coding sequence ATGAGCACGTTGCTCGAACCGACGGACATCACTCCCCGCCGCAACATGGCCACGCGCATGGACCACCTGGATTGGCTCGAGGCGGAATCGATCCATATCCTGCGAGAGTTGGTGGCCGAATGCGCAAGGCCGGCACTGTTGTTCTCAGGCGGCAAGGATTCAGTCGTCGTGCTGCATCTTGCACTCAAGGCCTTCGGCCTCGGCCCGGGGCGCCGCACGCAGTTGCCTTTTCCGCTGGTGCACATCGACACGGGACACAACTACCCGGAGGTCATTGCATTCCGGGACCGCCGCGCTGCGCAGATCGGCGTGCAACTGGTGGTGGGTCACGTCGAGAACTCGATCCGGCGCGGCACGGTACGGCTGCGGCGCGAAACCGATTCGCGCAACGCCGCGCAGGCGGTGACGTTGCTGGAGACGATCGACGCATACCGCTACGACGCGATGATCGGCGGCGCGCGCCGTGACGAGGAGAAGGCTCGGGCAAAGGAGCGGATTTTCTCGTTTCGGGACGAGTTCGGCCAATGGGACCCGAAAGCGCAACGGCCGGAGCTGTGGAGTTTGTTCAACACGCGCCTGCATCCGGGCGAGCACCTGCGAGTGTTCCCGATCTCGAACTGGACCGAACTTGACGTCTGGCAGTACATCGCGCGCGAAAACCTCGAGTTGCCGTCGATTTACTATGCGCACGAGCGCGAGATCGTGCGCCGCAACGGCCTGCTGGTGCCGGTCACGCCGCTCACGCCCAAGCGCGACGCAGAGACCAGCGAGTCCTTGCTGGTGCGATTTCGCACCGTCGGCGACATCAGTTGCACCTGCCCAGTCGCCAGCGACGCGGACACGGTCGAGAAGATCATTGCCGAGACCGCGGTGACGCAGATCACCGAACGCGGCGCGACCCGAATGGATGACCAAACCTGCGAGGCGGCGATGGAGCAGCGCAAGAAGCAAGGGTATTTCTGA
- a CDS encoding phosphoadenylyl-sulfate reductase — protein sequence MSETVVTFGRAAPRDPLVHAEPLTPQRKQRIEKLDALLATVVASHTCVKFASSLAAEDMLLTHAILSCKRSIIIFSLNTGRLHAETVGMIEQVRQRYGYVIEQWHPQQDAVDAYVSEHGLNAFYDSIELRKRCCEIRKVEPLNRALAGAQAWMSGQRREQSVTRARLPEREQDGVRGIAKYNPLADWTEADVWAYLKAYDVPVNPLHARGYPSIGCEPCTRAIRVGEGSRAGRWWWESRDSKECGLHPGAPAQS from the coding sequence ATGAGCGAAACTGTCGTCACGTTCGGGCGTGCGGCGCCGCGCGATCCGCTCGTACACGCCGAGCCGCTCACGCCGCAGCGCAAGCAGCGCATCGAGAAGCTCGATGCACTGCTCGCCACCGTTGTGGCGAGCCACACGTGTGTGAAGTTTGCCAGCAGCCTGGCCGCCGAGGACATGCTACTGACCCACGCGATTCTGTCGTGCAAACGGTCGATTATTATCTTCTCGCTGAATACCGGACGGCTGCATGCCGAGACGGTCGGCATGATTGAGCAGGTCCGGCAGCGCTATGGTTACGTCATCGAACAATGGCATCCGCAGCAGGATGCAGTCGACGCGTATGTCAGCGAGCATGGGCTAAATGCGTTTTACGACAGCATTGAGCTGCGCAAGCGGTGTTGCGAGATTCGCAAGGTCGAACCATTAAATCGCGCGCTGGCTGGCGCGCAAGCGTGGATGAGCGGACAGCGGCGCGAGCAATCGGTCACCCGTGCTCGGCTCCCTGAACGAGAGCAGGATGGGGTGCGCGGCATCGCGAAGTACAACCCGCTTGCCGACTGGACCGAGGCCGATGTCTGGGCATACCTGAAGGCGTATGACGTGCCGGTCAATCCATTGCATGCGCGCGGTTACCCAAGCATCGGCTGCGAGCCGTGCACGCGTGCGATCCGCGTTGGCGAGGGTAGCCGCGCCGGACGCTGGTGGTGGGAAAGTCGCGACTCGAAGGAGTGCGGGCTGCATCCGGGCGCGCCAGCCCAATCTTGA
- a CDS encoding DUF934 domain-containing protein, with protein MTQAIEKIIRQRQVVDDDWSVVRAAQDGSLPPVRSLPAGRVIVPLSYWQAERGALLAARDKSQRGVWLAPDSEPAELADDLEHIALVAVDFPVFRDGRGYSIGRLLRERYDWKGQLRAIGDVLRDQLLYLSRCGFDAFAVRADKDIHDALKAFDEFSVRYQGAFDEPRPLFRRRAQAAVASHAGAAGQS; from the coding sequence ATGACTCAAGCCATTGAAAAAATCATCCGACAACGCCAGGTCGTGGACGACGACTGGAGCGTCGTGCGTGCCGCGCAGGACGGTTCGCTGCCGCCCGTCCGGTCATTGCCGGCGGGCCGCGTCATCGTGCCGCTGTCGTACTGGCAAGCCGAGCGCGGTGCGTTGCTCGCCGCGCGCGACAAGTCGCAGCGCGGCGTGTGGCTCGCGCCGGACAGCGAGCCGGCCGAATTGGCCGACGACCTGGAGCACATTGCGCTGGTTGCCGTGGACTTTCCGGTGTTCCGCGACGGGCGGGGCTACAGCATTGGGCGGCTGTTGCGCGAGCGCTATGACTGGAAGGGGCAGCTGCGGGCGATCGGTGATGTGTTGCGCGATCAACTGCTGTACCTATCACGCTGCGGCTTCGATGCGTTTGCGGTGCGCGCGGACAAGGACATCCATGACGCGTTGAAGGCGTTCGACGAGTTCAGCGTGCGCTATCAGGGTGCGTTCGACGAGCCGCGTCCGTTGTTCCGGCGCCGTGCGCAAGCCGCGGTGGCCAGCCACGCGGGCGCGGCGGGCCAGTCATGA
- a CDS encoding nitrite/sulfite reductase, translating to MYQYDPYDQTIVDERVRQYADQVRRRLSGELTEEEFRPLRLQNGLYMQRHAYMHRIAVPYGNLRSDQLRMLARIAREHDRGYGHFSTRSNMQFNWIKLEETPEILRKLASVQMHAIQTSGNCIRNITADQFAGVAPDEIVDPRPWAELLRQWSTFHPEFAWLPRKFKIAVAGATQDRAAVQLHDLGIYLKRDADGEVVCSVLVGGGMGRTPILGTIIKEDLPWQHLLTYCEAVLRVYNRFGRRDNLFKVRIKILVKALGKDKFSQQVEQEWQHLKDGPSTLTCDEVQRVAQHFVPPPYEKLSDTDALFEKHLLENRAFARWVERNAHPHRVPGYAAVTLSLKPGAMWKYQPPGDVTDTQMEALADWADAYSFGQLRVSHEQNLILANVKKRDLYTLWEKAREIGCGAPNIGLLTDIIACPGGDFCSLANAKSIPIAQAIQQRFDDLDYVYDLGELSLNISGCMNSCGHHHVGNIGILGVDKDGAEWYQVSLGGEQGNASALGRVIGPSFAADEVPEVITKVIDTFVEHRVDDERFIDTYKRIGIAPFKERVYAARQPAHA from the coding sequence ATGTATCAATACGACCCGTACGACCAGACGATCGTCGACGAGCGCGTTCGGCAATATGCCGATCAGGTCCGCCGGCGTTTGTCCGGAGAACTGACCGAGGAGGAGTTCCGCCCGCTGCGACTGCAAAACGGGTTGTACATGCAGCGGCACGCCTATATGCATCGTATTGCGGTTCCGTACGGCAACCTGCGCAGCGACCAGTTGCGAATGTTGGCGCGCATTGCACGCGAGCACGATCGCGGCTACGGCCATTTCTCGACGCGCTCGAACATGCAGTTCAACTGGATCAAACTGGAGGAAACGCCAGAGATCCTGCGCAAGCTCGCGTCGGTGCAGATGCACGCGATCCAGACCTCGGGCAATTGCATCCGTAACATTACCGCTGACCAATTCGCCGGTGTCGCGCCGGACGAGATTGTCGATCCACGTCCATGGGCTGAGTTGCTACGCCAATGGTCCACATTCCATCCCGAATTTGCGTGGCTGCCGCGCAAGTTCAAGATCGCTGTTGCCGGCGCGACGCAGGATCGTGCCGCTGTGCAGTTGCATGACCTGGGCATTTATCTAAAGCGCGACGCCGATGGCGAGGTGGTGTGCAGCGTGCTGGTGGGTGGCGGCATGGGCCGCACGCCCATTCTGGGCACGATCATCAAGGAGGATTTGCCGTGGCAGCACCTGCTGACGTACTGTGAGGCCGTGCTGCGGGTGTATAACCGGTTCGGCCGTCGCGACAATTTGTTCAAGGTGCGGATCAAGATCCTGGTCAAGGCGCTGGGCAAAGACAAGTTCTCGCAGCAGGTGGAGCAGGAGTGGCAACACTTGAAGGACGGCCCCTCGACACTGACCTGCGACGAGGTGCAGCGCGTCGCGCAGCATTTCGTGCCGCCCCCGTATGAAAAGCTGTCCGATACCGACGCGTTGTTCGAAAAGCACTTGCTGGAGAACCGAGCATTCGCGCGCTGGGTCGAGCGCAATGCGCACCCTCATCGCGTACCAGGCTATGCCGCGGTGACGTTGTCATTGAAACCCGGCGCCATGTGGAAATATCAGCCGCCGGGCGATGTGACCGATACGCAGATGGAAGCGCTTGCCGATTGGGCCGATGCGTACAGTTTCGGTCAGCTCCGCGTGTCGCATGAACAGAACCTGATCCTGGCGAACGTGAAGAAGCGCGATTTGTATACGCTGTGGGAAAAGGCCCGCGAGATCGGCTGCGGCGCGCCGAACATCGGGTTGCTCACCGACATCATCGCCTGCCCGGGCGGCGATTTTTGCTCGTTGGCCAACGCGAAGTCGATCCCGATTGCACAGGCAATCCAGCAGCGCTTTGACGACCTGGATTACGTGTACGACCTCGGCGAGCTGTCGTTAAATATCTCCGGCTGCATGAACTCGTGCGGCCACCACCACGTCGGCAATATCGGCATTCTGGGCGTGGACAAGGATGGCGCCGAGTGGTACCAGGTCTCGCTTGGCGGCGAGCAAGGCAACGCGTCGGCATTGGGCCGGGTGATCGGGCCGTCGTTTGCGGCCGATGAGGTGCCGGAGGTCATCACTAAGGTGATCGATACGTTCGTCGAGCATCGCGTCGATGACGAACGTTTCATCGATACATATAAGCGGATCGGCATTGCGCCGTTCAAGGAACGGGTGTACGCGGCGCGCCAACCGGCGCACGCGTGA